The proteins below come from a single Thalassomonas actiniarum genomic window:
- a CDS encoding substrate-binding periplasmic protein, protein MIKHKSGLTRITHYRHFGLCVALLLVSVFTGTYFAYEHRYQLEVMMDDFVEPEDEVSAPAVDKRPKLIATFRDQPPNMFYYSKGRFSGPLRVMLEQATSEIGYALEWRQAALSASLTGLADNSVDIVPHIRSRTREREKLYRYSISIREEQRSIYFAQWEHDPKVISNLNDLEGMAVGYPQGNYFNTQFQQASHFKKEPYSSIESMVMAFHRQEITVMLVSSKREVEQRLQAVGARSVKYADFTLDDNPELYFLYSKNPALQAVYDRLDQALSDMKKRGEVEDIFHSFALAAPEKGSQEPSGYDKYEWRLK, encoded by the coding sequence GTGATTAAACATAAATCCGGGCTCACGCGGATAACACATTACCGCCATTTCGGCTTATGTGTTGCCTTGTTGCTGGTATCGGTTTTTACCGGGACTTATTTTGCCTATGAGCACCGTTACCAGCTGGAAGTTATGATGGATGATTTTGTTGAGCCAGAAGATGAGGTGTCAGCGCCGGCAGTTGATAAGCGGCCAAAGCTTATTGCCACTTTTCGCGACCAGCCGCCCAATATGTTTTATTACTCCAAGGGGCGTTTTTCCGGGCCGCTACGGGTAATGCTGGAACAGGCGACCAGCGAGATAGGTTATGCACTGGAGTGGCGTCAGGCAGCCTTGTCGGCTAGCCTCACCGGCTTGGCAGATAACAGTGTCGATATAGTGCCTCATATCCGCTCCCGCACCCGGGAGAGAGAGAAACTGTATCGCTACAGTATCAGCATCAGGGAAGAGCAAAGGTCTATTTACTTTGCCCAGTGGGAGCATGACCCTAAAGTGATTAGCAACTTAAACGATCTTGAGGGCATGGCGGTGGGTTATCCGCAAGGTAATTATTTTAATACCCAATTTCAACAGGCGAGTCATTTTAAAAAAGAGCCGTATTCGTCGATTGAGTCAATGGTCATGGCCTTTCACCGCCAGGAGATCACTGTCATGCTGGTCAGCAGCAAGCGGGAGGTTGAACAGCGCCTGCAAGCCGTTGGCGCCAGGAGTGTTAAATACGCAGACTTTACCCTGGATGATAACCCGGAACTCTATTTTTTATATTCAAAGAATCCGGCACTACAAGCTGTCTATGATCGTTTGGATCAGGCGTTGAGCGATATGAAAAAGCGGGGGGAAGTTGAGGATATTTTCCACAGTTTTGCCCTTGCCGCACCAGAAAAGGGATCGCAGGAGCCTTCTGGTTACGATAAATATGAATGGAGACTTAAATGA
- a CDS encoding ABC transporter substrate-binding protein, which translates to MIYLQVMCNRAIGTFRPLLAGLLLVGLTACGQPELGTTAIERTAMIRQNYAAGKDIDIALVWHKDKKQFRDGAILAAEEINAEGGIDGHQLRLHFTEASSFLKSHHVGRAMLEGRYRNAKQVAGADIAHRVVARNNVSAVISADIPVESALSSMVVYKKHGVLFLNAGSSYSSIDWVANDLYFQLLPPNKILADNIAAEIKQQKWQTVFIAYLDTYHETEVIELLRTELVNDGITLSGSYAMQLGEGNLNRGYQGRLRASLAELRYSDTDAIILLMPPKLAAHVIHFTREIGVLQPFLGSREFNSPKEFIDIVGEHGIGTRTTTLYRAGDYQVKRFEEKFNQRFTGSKANVSAMLGYDSVRLYAQGVASAKTVVPIQVSEALNYRLPVWFGLLGSYSFNEGESVNINYSILQLVSRKDGTLGFVAENDAN; encoded by the coding sequence ATGATATATTTACAAGTGATGTGTAATCGGGCTATTGGCACTTTTCGGCCGCTGTTGGCGGGCTTGTTGCTGGTTGGCTTAACGGCATGCGGTCAGCCGGAATTGGGCACCACGGCGATCGAAAGAACGGCAATGATCAGACAAAATTATGCCGCCGGCAAGGATATAGATATTGCCCTGGTTTGGCATAAAGATAAAAAACAATTTCGCGACGGGGCAATCCTGGCGGCAGAAGAAATCAATGCCGAAGGAGGCATTGACGGACATCAGCTGAGGCTGCACTTTACCGAAGCCTCTTCCTTTTTAAAGAGTCATCATGTCGGTCGCGCCATGCTCGAAGGTCGCTACCGTAATGCCAAGCAGGTTGCCGGTGCCGACATCGCCCACCGGGTGGTTGCCCGAAACAATGTGTCGGCGGTGATCAGTGCCGATATTCCGGTGGAATCAGCCCTGTCATCTATGGTGGTTTACAAAAAACACGGCGTTTTATTTCTCAATGCCGGCAGTAGTTACTCAAGCATCGACTGGGTTGCCAACGACTTATATTTTCAGCTGCTGCCGCCGAATAAAATCCTTGCAGACAACATTGCCGCTGAAATCAAACAGCAGAAGTGGCAAACGGTTTTTATTGCCTATCTTGATACCTATCACGAGACCGAAGTGATTGAGTTGCTCAGAACCGAATTGGTTAACGACGGCATAACACTGTCGGGCTCTTATGCCATGCAGCTTGGTGAGGGAAATTTAAACCGGGGTTACCAGGGACGCTTGCGGGCATCGCTTGCAGAATTACGCTACAGTGACACCGATGCCATTATTTTACTGATGCCGCCAAAACTGGCTGCTCATGTGATACATTTTACACGTGAAATCGGTGTGCTACAGCCGTTTCTCGGGAGCAGGGAGTTCAATTCGCCGAAGGAGTTTATTGATATTGTCGGCGAGCACGGCATCGGCACCCGGACAACAACTCTTTACCGCGCGGGTGATTATCAGGTTAAACGTTTTGAAGAAAAGTTTAATCAACGCTTTACTGGTAGTAAGGCCAACGTATCGGCCATGTTGGGGTATGACAGTGTTCGTCTCTATGCTCAGGGGGTTGCAAGTGCCAAAACCGTTGTCCCGATCCAAGTCAGTGAGGCGCTGAACTACCGCTTGCCGGTATGGTTTGGTTTACTCGGCAGTTATAGTTTTAATGAAGGGGAGAGTGTCAACATCAATTACTCCATACTACAGCTGGTCAGCCGTAAAGACGGGACGCTGGGATTTGTTGCTGAAAATGATGCTAACTAA
- a CDS encoding cyclic peptide export ABC transporter has protein sequence MLSKYLPAKRLLEFIDQEAVYPRKKLISFSAISGITNGLLLGVINHGAGMVGEFSAAGYLQFYYLMLFAALLSLLIYTKRYTLEKAAVLVEEVLYKVRIRIADKIRHTELSFVEATGHSEIYNSLAQDTVQISQSATVVFASIQAAIMLIFTMVYVAWLTLTGFMLTVTAIGLGAWVFMLKRERIMNDLQSATEQEIHFFDALNDTLSGFKEIKLNRIKSHDLFEHQDQIATDVKTLKSRAGINSVFVMMFSEIFFYILIATILFIWPFFNGTDPGTIIKLTASILFIMGPLNLLFGSFPLFIKADVAVNNLRELEQKVDTASQGFQLGEPPEHKPFTFERIHFQDVRFQYVDKEGAAQFKVGPVNLDLRFGETVFIVGGNGSGKSTLLKLLTGLYYPVSGEITINGELLDQDLYADYRELFAIVFTDFHLFDRLYGIQDIDSSKVNALIKEMGLAGKTRFKNGAFTNTALSTGQRKRLAYINTVLEDKQIYIFDELAADQDPGFRKRFYEVLLPGLKEQGKTIIAVTHDDKYFATADRVLKMDEGQLSENGVKGN, from the coding sequence ATGTTATCAAAATATCTTCCAGCAAAACGCCTGCTTGAGTTTATTGACCAGGAAGCAGTGTATCCGCGAAAAAAGCTTATTTCTTTTTCCGCTATATCCGGCATTACCAATGGCCTGTTGTTAGGTGTAATTAACCACGGGGCCGGCATGGTTGGCGAGTTTTCTGCTGCCGGTTATCTGCAGTTTTATTACCTGATGTTGTTTGCTGCCTTGCTTTCCCTCTTGATATATACCAAAAGATATACGCTGGAGAAGGCTGCGGTATTGGTGGAGGAAGTCCTGTACAAGGTCAGGATACGGATTGCCGATAAGATCCGCCATACCGAGCTCAGTTTTGTTGAAGCAACGGGGCATAGCGAAATCTATAATAGTTTGGCGCAGGATACGGTACAAATCTCGCAAAGCGCGACCGTTGTTTTTGCCTCTATTCAGGCCGCGATTATGCTGATCTTCACTATGGTGTATGTTGCCTGGCTGACCCTGACCGGCTTTATGCTAACCGTGACCGCCATTGGTTTGGGCGCCTGGGTATTTATGCTCAAAAGAGAGCGTATCATGAATGATTTGCAATCGGCGACAGAGCAGGAAATACATTTTTTCGATGCCCTTAATGATACCTTGTCCGGATTTAAGGAAATTAAGCTTAACAGAATAAAAAGCCATGATCTTTTTGAGCACCAGGATCAAATCGCCACAGATGTTAAGACTTTAAAGAGCCGGGCCGGTATAAACTCTGTCTTTGTAATGATGTTTTCGGAAATATTCTTTTATATCCTTATTGCCACCATTTTATTTATCTGGCCTTTTTTCAACGGCACCGACCCGGGAACCATTATTAAATTAACCGCTTCGATCCTCTTTATTATGGGGCCGCTGAATTTATTGTTTGGCTCTTTCCCCCTGTTTATTAAAGCGGATGTCGCGGTTAATAATTTGCGTGAACTGGAACAAAAAGTTGACACTGCCTCGCAAGGATTTCAGCTCGGTGAGCCCCCCGAGCACAAGCCGTTCACCTTTGAACGCATACATTTTCAAGATGTCCGTTTTCAGTATGTTGATAAGGAAGGGGCAGCCCAGTTTAAGGTGGGCCCGGTTAATCTCGACCTGCGCTTTGGCGAGACGGTGTTTATTGTTGGCGGCAACGGCAGCGGCAAATCAACGCTGCTGAAATTATTAACCGGACTTTATTACCCCGTCAGCGGTGAAATCACCATAAACGGCGAACTCCTGGACCAGGATCTTTATGCCGATTACCGGGAATTATTTGCCATTGTTTTTACCGACTTTCATTTGTTTGATCGCTTATACGGCATCCAGGATATCGACAGCTCCAAAGTAAATGCCTTGATTAAAGAAATGGGGCTGGCCGGTAAAACCCGCTTTAAAAACGGCGCCTTTACCAATACCGCCCTCTCAACCGGGCAGCGTAAGCGTTTGGCTTATATTAATACGGTTTTGGAAGATAAGCAGATCTACATCTTTGATGAGCTGGCGGCGGATCAAGACCCCGGTTTTCGCAAACGCTTTTATGAAGTCCTGTTACCCGGACTTAAGGAGCAAGGCAAAACCATTATTGCCGTTACCCATGATGACAAGTATTTCGCAACAGCTGACAGGGTACTTAAAATGGATGAAGGACAGCTGTCAGAAAATGGCGTTAAGGGAAATTGA
- a CDS encoding YcjF family protein, which translates to MNAVAENGKKDAKEASNESTASKTEQANMVVRNYAIASVVPSLVPIPAVDLVAVTGIQLKMVHSLAKIYDVPFKEELVRSSISSLIGSTIALSASRVASSAVKVIPGVGSILGTLTMPTISGATTFALGKVFIQHFESGGTFLTFDPEKVRDHFAHQFDEGKKVVAEATESGEVDQAAEKAKEDSGSGRKKNDSSSKNK; encoded by the coding sequence ATGAATGCTGTAGCCGAAAATGGAAAAAAGGATGCAAAAGAGGCATCAAATGAGTCAACAGCGAGCAAGACTGAACAGGCAAATATGGTGGTGCGCAATTATGCCATTGCCTCAGTAGTACCCAGTTTAGTGCCGATCCCGGCTGTCGATCTGGTGGCAGTAACCGGGATTCAGCTAAAGATGGTGCACAGTTTAGCTAAAATCTACGATGTTCCGTTTAAAGAAGAACTGGTGCGTTCGTCTATTTCATCTTTGATCGGCAGTACCATTGCTTTGTCTGCATCCCGTGTGGCCTCTAGTGCAGTGAAGGTTATACCGGGTGTCGGTTCGATTCTTGGCACATTAACCATGCCAACAATCAGTGGCGCTACTACTTTTGCGTTGGGTAAAGTCTTTATTCAACACTTTGAGTCTGGCGGCACCTTTCTGACTTTTGATCCCGAGAAAGTGCGTGATCATTTTGCCCATCAGTTTGATGAAGGTAAAAAAGTGGTAGCCGAAGCAACTGAGTCTGGTGAAGTTGATCAGGCGGCGGAGAAAGCTAAGGAGGATAGTGGCAGCGGTCGTAAAAAAAACGACAGTAGTTCTAAAAATAAGTAA
- a CDS encoding prohibitin family protein — translation MSKIKFWLKDHIPYFIVLFLLILLFFAAFWPRILVFIKPGEAGVIYRLLTKGTVTDYIFPEGLHVILPIDTMYIYDTRMQVILHDFEVLTKAGLPIMLTLAVRYQPIYELLGVLHQKVGPDYPDKIILPQIESVLRQNIGGLTPEDVYTNREGVLSDIITLALEEVGRKYIHVDDIIIRSVELPESVRASIEEKLVNEQQFLAYNFKLQREEQEAERKRIEAGGIRDYQKIITPTLNENLLKWQGIQATLELSESPNSKVVVIGAGEDGLPIILGGQ, via the coding sequence ATGAGTAAGATAAAATTTTGGCTCAAAGACCACATACCTTACTTTATTGTATTGTTTTTGTTGATCCTATTGTTTTTTGCTGCCTTTTGGCCGCGTATTCTGGTGTTTATTAAACCGGGGGAAGCCGGGGTTATTTATCGCCTGTTAACCAAAGGTACCGTGACCGATTACATTTTCCCCGAGGGCTTACATGTGATCCTGCCGATAGATACCATGTATATATACGATACGCGTATGCAAGTGATATTGCACGATTTTGAGGTATTAACCAAAGCGGGTTTGCCTATCATGCTTACTTTGGCCGTTCGTTACCAACCCATTTACGAATTGTTGGGGGTGTTGCATCAAAAGGTGGGTCCCGACTATCCGGATAAGATCATCTTGCCGCAGATCGAATCCGTGCTCAGGCAGAATATCGGCGGGTTAACACCGGAAGATGTTTATACCAACCGGGAAGGTGTGTTAAGTGACATCATTACCCTGGCCCTGGAAGAAGTGGGACGTAAATATATTCATGTAGATGACATTATTATCCGCTCGGTGGAGCTGCCCGAGAGTGTGCGTGCTTCAATCGAGGAGAAATTGGTTAATGAGCAGCAATTTTTAGCTTATAACTTTAAGTTGCAGCGGGAAGAACAAGAGGCCGAACGTAAGCGGATAGAGGCCGGGGGGATACGCGACTACCAGAAAATCATTACCCCGACCTTAAATGAAAACCTGTTAAAATGGCAAGGTATTCAGGCGACATTGGAGCTGTCGGAGTCGCCTAACAGTAAAGTGGTGGTCATCGGCGCCGGCGAAGATGGCCTGCCGATCATTTTGGGTGGCCAATGA
- a CDS encoding 4'-phosphopantetheinyl transferase family protein, whose protein sequence is MLDIWHITLDQDPGSLPQVLDENERARAAACQFDHHRRQFMVSHIATRLILASYCATDAAKLVFEHNAYGKPFLADHKPLVFSLSHADEMALCAVGNGEALGVDIEKIRPIASTEMAERFFSPTEHQLFARLPRGQQQDAFFTCWTRKEAYIKAKGLGLALPLERFSVTVSPDLPAELLSSDFSTEDAIRFRLMDIEVACGYKAALAYAGPPPGKVMQYHFSRRPDGGIFLTPLKPQGDNDQVIDRTINGVNFKPLVVGS, encoded by the coding sequence ATGCTTGATATCTGGCATATCACACTTGATCAGGACCCTGGCTCCTTGCCGCAAGTGCTGGATGAAAACGAACGGGCACGTGCGGCAGCATGCCAGTTTGACCACCACAGACGGCAGTTCATGGTGTCGCATATTGCCACGCGGCTGATACTGGCGTCATATTGCGCAACAGATGCCGCTAAACTGGTTTTTGAGCATAATGCTTACGGCAAACCTTTCCTGGCCGATCATAAGCCGTTGGTGTTTAGTCTCTCACATGCGGATGAAATGGCCTTATGCGCCGTCGGTAACGGCGAAGCACTTGGTGTCGATATCGAAAAAATACGCCCGATAGCCAGCACAGAGATGGCGGAGCGTTTTTTTTCACCGACAGAGCATCAGCTATTTGCCCGTTTGCCGCGGGGGCAGCAACAAGACGCATTTTTTACCTGCTGGACCCGTAAAGAAGCCTATATCAAAGCCAAAGGACTTGGCCTGGCGTTGCCGCTTGAGCGATTTTCGGTGACAGTCAGTCCTGATCTGCCCGCGGAACTGCTGAGCAGTGACTTTTCAACAGAAGATGCCATCCGGTTTCGGCTAATGGATATAGAGGTTGCCTGCGGCTATAAAGCCGCTCTGGCTTATGCCGGCCCGCCGCCGGGAAAAGTGATGCAGTATCACTTTTCCCGGCGGCCGGATGGGGGAATATTTTTAACGCCCCTAAAACCGCAGGGCGACAATGACCAGGT